In Cellulomonas sp. Y8, the genomic stretch AGGTACCCGTTGCCGACGGCGAACAGGGTCTCGGTCCGGCCCAGGTCGGCGGCGTCGTGGCGCGTCTCGCGTAGCCGCCACTCGTCCTTCGGGAACCGGTTGCGGTCCAGGGGGTCCGGGGTGAACAGGGAGGTGGGGTTCACGGCAGGGTGCTCTCGTGCTCGTCGGTGTCGTCGGTCGTGGTGACGAGCTCCGCGAGGTCGTCCACCACCAGGTCTGCCCCCTGCTCGCGCAGCACGTCGGCGCCCGCGCCGCGGTCCACGCCGATGACGAGCCCGAACGCCCCGGCGCGGCCGGAGGCGACGCCGGACTCGGCGTCCTCGACGACGACCGCGCGCTCGCGCGGGACGCCGAGCTGCTCGGCGGCGTACAGGTACGTCGCCGGGTCCGGCTTGCCCGCCAGGCCCTGCGCCGCGGCCACCAGGCCGTCGACGACGAGCGGGAACCGGTCGGTGAGGCCCGCGGCGGCCAGCACGGGCACCGCGTTCCGGCTGCTCGACACCACGGCGACCTCGCGGCCCTGCGCGAGCAGCGCGTCGACCAGCCGGACCGAGCCCGGGTAGGGCGTGACGCCCTCGGTCTCGAGCACCTGGGTGAAGACGGCGTTCTTCCGGTTTCCGAGGCCGCAGACCGTCTCGGTGTCGGGGGAGTCGGTCGGGTCGCCCCAGGGCAGCTCGATCCCGCGGGACGCCAGGAGGGACCGCACGCCCTCGTAGCGCGGCTTGCCGTCGATGTGCGCGAAGTAGTCCGCGTCGGTGTACGGCGCGGCCCCGCGGGCGTCGAGCAGGGGCGCGAACAGCCGCGCCCAGGCGTGCATGTGCACGACGGCGGTGGGGGTGAGGACCCCGTCCAGGTCGAACAGGACGGCGTCGAGGCCGTCGAGGACCGCGGTGGGGCGGTCGGGTGCGGTTGCCACGGTGGAGCTCCCAGGGGCGTGGTGTGCGGGTGCGGGTGGTGCGGGGTCGTTCGTCGTGCGTCGTGCGGCGGTGGTGCGGGGTGCTGCGTCAGGCGGCGGTGGTGCGGCTGGTGGGTCCGGCGACGGCGTCGCGGGGTGCGGGCCCGGCGCTGGAGTCCCGGACGACGAGCTCGGGCGGGACCAGCCCGGCCGGGGCCGGACGGTGCCCGAGGCCGACGCCGAGCCGGTCCAGCACCTGCTCGACGAGGGTCTGCGCCACCAGTCTGATCGGTTGCCGCAGGCTCGTCAGCCCCGGGCGGGCGAACGACGCCAGGTCGGAGTCGTCGAACCCGGTGATCGCGACGTCCCGGCCGGGGGTGGCTCCCGCGTCCACGACCGCCGCGAGCGCCCCGAGCGCCAGGGCGTCGGACGCGCAGACCAGGGCGGTCGGGGCGGCGCCCGGCCGCCCGAGCAGCGGGGCGACGACCGCGGCGGCCGCGTCCGGGTCGTCCGAGCTGGCCGTGACCTCGGGTCCGCGGGTGCCCTCGGCGCCGGCCGTCGCCGCGCTCCAGGCCGCGCGCCGCGCGTCGCCACCGGCCCCGTCCGCGGGCCAGCCGACGAACCCGATGCGCCGGTGGCCGCGCTCGGCCAGGTGCTCGACCGCGAGCCGCACCCCGAGGGCGCCGTCGACGTCGACCCAGGGGGTGGGCGGCGTCGGGGTCGCCCCACGGCCGCCCGTGCGCCACGAACGCCGCGCCGCGCGCCGCGAGCCAGGCCGGGCGGGCGTCGCCGGGGTGGGTGTCCGCGAGGATCACGGCGTCCACGTCGCCGGCGGCCAGCAGCTCGGCGTAGGCGGCGGTCTCCGCGGCGTCGTCCCCGTACGGGGCGTCGAACGCGAGGAACCGGTAGCCGTGCGGCCGGGCCGCCGCGACGAGCTCGTGCAGCAGTCGGTCGGGGTGCGCCGCGGGGTGCGGTGGGCCGTCGCGCCGACCCGGATCCCGATGAGCCCGGAGCGGCGCGAGGTCAGGGCGCGGGCGGCGTGGTCGGGCCGGTACCCGAGCGCGGTGACGGAGCGGCGCACGCGCTCCAGCGTGCCGGGAGACAGCCGGTCCGGCGCGTTGAGCGCGTTCGAGACCGTCTGCCGGGAGACGCCCGCGTGCTCGGCCACCGCGCGGATGGTCACCCGCGGGACGCGCGCGGCGGCGCGCGCGGTGGCGGCGCGCGGGGCGTCGGGCGTGGGCATGCGGCGGTCCTCGGGGCGTCCGTCGGGGCGGGGTGCGGGTGCGGGTGGAGCGGGACCGACGGAGCCGCTTTGACCGGTCAAATCCGCGTCGATCCTGCCCGCGCGCCGGGGCCGGTGTCAAAGCCCCAGGACGACCCGGACGAACCGGACCGCGCTACCGCTGGCCTGCACGTTCGTGCACATCGCGACCAGGTGGTCGGTCGCGGCGCCGTGCGCTGCGGGGACGCGCCGCCGCGGGGCGGGGGCGGGCCCGCCGCCGGCGCCGTGCGGGGGCGTCGCGCGGGCGGGGCGAGGCCGGGGATGTGACTAGGGTGACACCCATGACGTGGCTGACGACGCCCGCGCACGCCCGCTGGCTCGAGACCGAGACCGACCGCCTGCTCGCCTTCGGGAAGGCCGCCGCCGCCCCGTCCGGCGGGTTCCTCCGCCTGGACGACGTGGGCCGGCCGCTGCCGGGGCCCGCCGAGCTGTGGATCACCTGCCGGATGACGCACGTGTACGCGCTGGCCCACCTGCTCGGGCGGCCGGGCTCCGCGGCGCTGGTCGACCACGGCCTCGCCGCGCTCGACGGGCTGTTCCGGGACGCCGAGCACGGCGGCTGGTACGCCGAGGTGGACGCCGACGGGACACCGCGCGACGACGCGAAGGCGGCGTACCCGCACGCGTTCGTCGTGCTCGCGACGTCCTCCGCGGTCGCCGCGGGCCGGCCGGGCGCCCAGGCGCTGCTGCGCGCGGCGCTCGAGGTCTCCGAGCGGCGGTTCTGGGACGAGGAGGCCGGGATGGCCGTCGAGTCCTGGGACCGGACGTTCACCGAGCTCGACACCTACCGCGGCGTCAACGCCAACATGCACACGGTCGAGGCGTACCTCGCCGCGCACGGCGTGACCGGCGAGCGGGTGTGGCTCGACCGCGCCGTGCGGATCCTCACCCGCGTGGTGCACGGCTTCGCGCGGGACAACGCCTGGCGGATCCCCGAGCACTTCGACGCCGGGTGGAACGCGGACCTGGAGTACAACGCCGACTCCCCGGCGCACCCGTTCCGGCCGTACGGCGCGACCGTGGGGCACTGGCTGGAGTGGGCGCGGCTCACCCTGCACGCCCGGGCCTCGCTCACCGCCGCCGGCGACGTCGCCCCCGCCTGGATGGTCGAGGACGCCACGGCGCTGTTCGACGCGTCCGTCCGCGAGGGCTGGTCCGTCGACGGCGCACCCGGGTTCGTCTACACCGTCGACTGGTCCGGGAAGCCGGTCGTGCGCGAGCGGATGCACTGGGTGGCCGCCGAGGGCATCGCCGCGGCCGCCGCCCTGCACGCCGCCACCGGCGAGCAGCGGTTCGACGACTGGTACGCGACCTGGTGGGACTACGCCGCCGAGCACCTGCTCGACCACGAGGGCGGCTCCTGGTGGCACGAGCTCGGCACCGACAACCGGGTGTCGCGCACGGTCTGGGAGGGCAAGGCCGACCTCTACCACGCGGTGCAGGCGACGCTGATCCCGCGGCTGCCGCTCGCGCCCGTGCTCGCCCCGGCTCTGGCGCAGGGGCTGCTGGACTGACGGCGCGGGCGCGGGGACGGTCGCGGCGCTCCCGCACCGCCCGCACCCCGCGCCGCCCGCACCCCCCGCACCGCGGACGCCGTCGCGCGGCGACGCGGCGCGGGACCTAGAGTTCCGCCGTGCCCAGGCCCCGGCGTGCCGTCCCGTGGTGGGCGGTCGCGCTGGTGCCGGCCGTCGCCGTGGTGCTCACGGGCGCCCTGCCGCGGGCGGACGCGGTGGCGCTCGCGGAGCGGGTCGGCCCGGTGCTGCTCTTCGTCGCGGCGCTGACCGTGGTGGCGGAGCTGTGCGGGTCGGCCGGGCTGTTCGACCTCGCGACGGACGCCGCCGCGCGCGCCTCGGGCGGCCGGCGCTGGCTGCTGTGGCTGCTGCTCGTCGGGATCGCGGTCGCGTCGACCGTGCTGCTGTCGCTCGACACCACGGCGGTGCTGCTGACGCCGCTGGCGATCACCCTGGCCCGGCGGACCCGGACGTCGCCGCTGCTGCTGGTGCTGACGGTCGTGGCCCTGGCGAACACCGCGTCGCTGCTGCTCCCGGTCTCCAACCTCACCAACCTGCTCGCCGACCACCGGTTCGCCGAGCAGGGCGTCGGCTACCTGGGCGTGATGTGGGCACCGGCGCTCGCGTCCGTCGTCGTGACCGTCGCCGTGCTCGCCGTCCGCGGGCGCCGGGACCTGCGCGGCCGGTTCGAGCAGGGCGAGCGGTACGTCCCGCCGGACCGCGCGCTGGTGGTCGCGACCGGGACGACGGTCGGTGTGATGGCGGTCGGGTTCGTCGCCGGGCTGCCGGTGTGGGCGGTGGCCCTGGGGGCGGCGGCCGCGCTGCTGGTGGCGTTCGCGGTGCGCCGCCGGCCGGTGCCGGGCCGGGCGCGGGACCTGGTGCCGTGGCGGATGATCCTGGTCGTCGGCGCGCTGTTCGTGGTCGTCGAGACCCTGCACGTCCGCGGCCTCGGCGACTGGGTCCTCGACGCGGCGCCGGCCGGCGCGGACGCGGGTGCGCTGCTAGGGGTCGCCGGGCTGTCCGCCGCCGTCGCGAACGTGGTGAACAACCTGCCCGCGTACCTGCTGCTCGAGCCGGTCGCCGGCGAGGACGTCCGGCGGCTCGCGGCCGTGCTGATCGGGACCGGCGTCGGGCCGCTGCTGACCCCGTGGGCCTCGCTCGCCACCGTGCTGTGGTGGCGACGGTGCCGGCAGGCGATGGTGCACGTGCCGGTGCGGGCGTTCGTGGTGCAGGGGCTGTGGCTGGCACCGCTCTGCGTGGTGGCGTCGGTGCTGGCGCTCGCGGCCGTGGCCTGACGCGGGGCCCCGACCGGAGCGGTCAGGACCTCGTGGTCGAGCGGGCGCGGACGTGCATGCGCTCGCCCTGCGGGCCCCAGAGCGTCAGCACCTCGGCGGCGCCGGGCCCCGGGTTGGTGAACCAGTGCGGGATCCGGGTGTCGAACTCGACGGCCTCCCCGGGCTCGATCATCAGGTCGTGGTCGCCGAGCACCAGGCGCATCCGGCCGGACAGCACGTACATCCACTCGTAGCCCTCGTGGGTGCGGGGGTCGACGGGCCCCGGGTTGTGGCCCGCGGGGAACACCTGCTTGTAGGCCTGGAGGCCGCCCTGCCGCCGGCTCAGCGGGACGAAGGTGACCCCGTGCCGCTCGACGGGGGACAGGTGCACCCGCGGGTCGCCGGTCTCGGGGGCGCCGACCAGCTCGTCCAGCGGGACCTGGTGCGCGCGGGCCAGCGGCAGCAGCAGCTCCAGGGTCGGGCGGCGCTGCCCGGACTCCAGGCGCGACAGCGTGCTGACCGAGATCCCGGTGCTGCGGGACAGGTCGGCCAGCGTGGCGCCGCGGCGCTGGCGGAGGTCGCGCAGCCGGGGGCCGACGGCCTCGAGGACGGGCTCCAGGTCGGCGGGTGCGTCGGCGGGGGGCGCCGGCGTCGGCGGGACGGTGCGGGGGCGACGGGACTCGGCCATGCCCTCATTTGCCGTTCCGGCAACGATGTTTGTCAAGTGGGCCACCCCGCGCGCACGGTGGTCACCACGGACGAAAGAGTGGAGGACCCGATGGTGACGGAGCAGCACGACGTGCTGGTGGTCGGCGGCGGCGCGGCGGGGCTGGGCGGCGCGCTCACCCTGGCCCGCGCGCGGCGCAGCGTGCTCGTGGTGCACGACGGCGCGCCCCGGAACGCGCCCGCGGCGCACATGCACGCCTACCTCGGGCTGGACGGGCTGCCGCCGGCCGAGCTGCTGGCGCGCGGCCGGGCCGAGGTCGAGGGCTACGGCGCCGAGGTCGTCGAGGACCGGGTCGTCGACGTCCGGCGCGACGGCGACGGGTTCCGCGCGGCGCTCGCGGGCGGTCGCGTCGTCCGGTCGCGCCGGGTGCTGGTCGCGACCGGGCTCGTGGACGCCCTGCCGGACGTTCCCGGGCTCGCGGCGCGCTGGGGCCGCGACGTGCTGCACTGCCCGTTCTGCCACGGCTGGGAGGTCCGGGACCGGGCCGTCGCGGTCCTCGGGTCCGGCCCGGTGGCGGTGCACCAGGCGCAGCTGTGGCGCGGCTGGACCGGGGACGTGACGCTGTTCCTGGGCGGCACCGGCGGCACCGGCGGGGCCGGTGCGGCCGGCGGGGACGGGCTGACCGACGACGACTGGGAGCGGCTCGCCGCGCTGGGCGTACGGGTCGTCGAGGGCCCCGTGGCGGGGCTGGAGGTGGCGGACGACGTGCTGACCGGCGTGAAGCTGGCGACCGGGACGGTGCTGGCGTGCGACGCCGTCGTCGTCGCCACGGGCCTGGGGGCGCGGCTCGACGGGCTGGAGGGCCTGGGCCTGCCGACCGAGCCGGTGACGATGGGCGACCGCGTGATCGGCACCCGGGTCGCCGCCGCGCCGGACGGATCCACGACCGTGCCCGGCGTGCGGGTCGCGGGCAACGTCACGGACCTGCGGGCGCAGGTGCAGGTCGCCGCGGCGGCCGGCCTGACCGCGGGGGCCGCGCTGGTCGCCGAGCTCGCCGTCGAGGACGCCGACGCCGCCGTGGCGCGGTACCGGGCGGAGCAGGCGGCGCCGTTCTCGGGGCGCGCGGAGCGCGAGGTGGCCGCGCGCCGGGCGGGCGCCGGGGCGATCGGGCTGTGACGGCGCGCGACGAGGTCGCCGCGGGGTGGTCCCGCGGCGGGGACGACGAGGAGGAGCGGGGCATGGGGCAGCAGCACGGCGGGGCCGAGGAGGCCGGTACGCACGGCCACGCGCACGGGCACGGCGGGGACCCGGGCGAGGTGCGGCACGACCGGGAGTTCTGGGAGGACCGGTACCGCTCGGCGCCTCGGGTGTGGAGCGGCCGGCCGAACCCGCAGCTGGTCGACGAGGTCGGCGACCTGGCGCCGGGGCGCGCGCTCGACGTCGCGTGCGGCGAGGGCGGCGACGCCCTGTGGCTCGCCGGCCGCGGCTGGGCGGTCACGGCAGTCGACCTCGCGCAGACGGCGCTCGACCGGGTCGCGGCCGCCGCCGCGGAGGCCGGGCCGGAGGTCGCCGGGCGGGTGCGGACGGAGCGGGCCGACATCGCGACGTGGGACGCCGGGGACGGCGCGTACGACCTGGTGACGACGCACTTCCTGCACCTGCCGCCGGCCGTCCGGGCCGTGGCGTTCGACCGGATGGCGCGCGCGGTGGCCCCGGGCGGCACGCTGCTGGTCGTCGCGCACCACGCGAGCGACCTGCGCACCACCATCGGGCGCCCGGACCTGCCGGAGCTGTTCTTCGACCCCGAGGACGTGGTCGCGGCGCTCGACCCCGCGGACTGGGAGGTGCCGGTGGCCGAGGCGCGGCCCCGCACGGCGACCGACCCGGACGGCCGGGAGGTCACGATCCGGGACACGGTCGTGCGGGCGGTGCGCCGGGGCTGACGCCCGGCGTCGCGGTCCCTGCCACCCGCCGGCGCCGGCGGGTGGCAGGATCGCGCCCATGAGCGACGACACCGAGGTCCGGGCCCTGATCGCCGAGGTCGAGCGGCAGGAGCGCGACCTGCGCTTCGCCACCTTCACCAACGACGACGCGTGGGAGCTCGGGACGCTGCTGGTCCGGCTGGCCACCGAGCGCGGGCTGCCCGTGACCGTCGACATCCGGCGCGGCGCGCAGCAGCTGTTCCACGCCGCGCGGCCCGGGACGGTCGCGGACAACGACTCCTGGATCCAGCGCAAGGTCCGGGTCGTCGAGCGGTTCGGCACGTCGTCGTACCTGCAGGGGCTGCGGGCGCGCGCGAAGGGGACGACGTTCGGCGCGGTGCACGAGCTGCCGCTGCAGGAGTACGCCGCGCACGGCGGGGCCTTCCCGGTGCACGTCGAGGGCGTCGGGGTCGTGGGCGTGGTGACGGTCTCGGGCCTCCCGCAGGCCGACGACCACGCCCTGGTGACGGAGGCGGTGCGGACCTTCCTCGACGGCTGACCGCCGCGCGGTCCAGCGTTCCCGGCGAGGTCGAGGCGGCATCCGGCCGGACACCCTCGACCTCGGTGTCAGGGGAGCGGCAGGACGGTGGGGAGCCAGGCCGTGACGGCGGTGGCGACCGCGTGGGTGTCCTTCTTCAGGGAGTGGTCACCCGGGACCGGGACCACCCGACGCGTCGGCGAGGTCGGCGGGGTGCCGTAGGGGTCGGTCGTGCCCTGGACCACCAGCACCGTCACGCCCGCGGCGTCGAGCTCGGGGAGCCGGCTCGGGGCGTCCGGCCGTCCCGGCGGCTGCGTGGGGAACGCCAGGCAGAGCACGCCGACGGCGCCGGTGGCGAGCGCCGTCCGGCACGCGGTGCGGGCGCCCGCCGACCGGCCGCCCGTGACCAGCGGGACGTCCAGGGCGCGGGCCCGCAGGTCCGTGACGACCGCGGTCCACGCCTCGTCCAGGGCGGGGCCGCGGGGGCCGACCCGCTTGCCGGCGACGCGGTACGGCTGCTCGACGAGCGCCACCGCCAGGCCCAGGGCGGTGGCGGCCGCCGTGACCGCGCGGAGGTCCGGGGCGTCGACCCCGCCGCCGGCCCCGTGCCCGAGCACGAGCGCGCCGGGGACGGCCACCCGCCCGTCCGCGCCGGGCGCGGCGCCGGCGGGCAGGTGCAGGTGCGCCCGCGCGGGCCCCTGCGGGGTGTCGATCTCGAGGCTCGGGACGTCGGGGCTCACGCCCGGCACGGTACCCGCGGCCGGCGCGGCGACGCCGCCGGGGTGAGGTCGTCACGAGCCGGTGAGGTCGTCACCCGTACGTGACGACCTCGCCGACGAGTGACGACCTCGCGGCCGTGGGGCAATCAGCGCGGGTCCACCAGGCCCCGCTCGACCGCGCGGAGCAGGCGGCGCGGGACCTCGACCACGTCGCCGTCCGGGGTGCGCGCCGCCACGAGCGGCACCGGGGTCGCCTTCCACTGCGACCGCCGGGCGCGGGTGTTCGACCGGGACAGCTTCCGCTTCGGGACCGCCATCAGCCCTGCCTCGCCTTCCAGCGCGGGTTCTTCTTGTTGATCACGAAGGTCTTGCCGTGGCGCCGCACCACGATCGAGCCCTCCTTCTTCTTCAGCGACGCGAGCGACGCGCGCACCTTCATCGGGTCTCCTTGGGGGTGGCCAGGCCGTAGCGCTGCCGGAACTTCTCGACGCGGCCCGCGGTGTCCAGGACGCGGGACCTGCCCGTGTAGAACGGGTGGCTCGCGGAGGAGACGTCGACGTCGACGACGGGGTACGTCCTGCCGTCCGACCACTCGACGGTCTTCTCAGACGTGATCGTCGACCGGGTCAGGAACGCGAAGTCCGCGCTGACGTCACGGAACACCACGGGTCGGTACTCGGGGTGGATGCCCTGCTTCATGCCGATCTCCCTCACCAGCTCGACTTCGTGACACCGGGCAGCTCGCCGCGGTGCGCCATCTGCCGCATCCGCACGCGCGACAGCCCGAACTTGCCCACGTACCCGCGCGGCCGGCCGTCGGCGACGTCCCGGTTGCGGACGCGGGTGGGGCTGGCGTCGCGGGGGAGCGCCTGCAGTGCGGCGCGCGCCGCGACCCGCTCGGCCTCGGACCGGTGCGGGTCCACCGCGGCGGCCTTCAGCTCCAGGCGCCGCTCGGCGTACCGGGCCACGACGGCCCGGCGCTGCTCGTTCTTCGCGATCTTGCTCTTCTTGGCCATCAGCGCTCCTCCTTGAAGTCGACGTGCCGCCGCACCACGGGGTCGTACTTGCTCAGCACGAGGCGGTCGGGGTCGTTGCGGCGGTTCTTGCGGGTGACGTAGGTGAAGCCGGTCCCCGCTGTGGAGCGCAGCTTGATGATCGGGCGGACGTCGGCGGCGCGGGCCATCAGAGGCGCTCCCCGCGGGCGCGGATCCGGGCGACGACGACCTCGATGCCGAGCTTGTCGACCCGTCTTGATGCCCCGGGCGCTGATGGTCAGCGTGACGTGACGCCCGAGGGAGGGCACCCAGTAGCGCTTGCGCTGGATGTTCGGGTCGAACCGGCGCTTGGTGCGCCGGTGCGAGTGGGAGATCGAGTGGCCGAACCCGGGCGACGTGCCGAGGACCTGGCAGTGAGCGGACATGCGAGCCATCATAGGTAATGAGAATCGTTCGCGACAAGCGCTAGGCTGAGCCGCATGTCCCGACACGACCTCACGCCCCTGCTCGTGCTCGCCACCGTCGACCCGCTGCTCCGCGACGCCGTCGCGTTCGGCGTCGTCGTCGACCGGCCCCGGACCGTCGTGCTGCGGCACGACATCGTCGACGGACCCGACGGCGGGGGCATCCGCCGGGTGGTCGCCGACGCGTCCGGCGTCGTCGAGGACGTGCTGGTCCCGCTCGAGCACGCCTGCCTGAGCTGCTCGGTGCGCGAGGACGCCGTGCCCACGCTGGAGCGGCTCGCGCGCGACCCGCGCTGGGACGCCGTGCTGCTCGCGCTCCCGGTGTCGGCGGAGTCGCTGCCCGTGACCCGCGCGCTCGGCTGGGCGGTCCGCCGCGGGGGCGGGCTGCGGTCGCTGCGCCTCGCCGGGGTCGTCGCGGCGCTCGACCTCGCGACGTTGGAGCACGACCTGCTCGGCGACGACCTGCTCGACGAGAGCGCGGGCTCGCGCTCACCCAGGACGACGGGCGCGCGGTCGGCGAGGCGCTCGCGGCCCAGGTCGGGCACGCCGACGTCGTGCTGGTGGCGGGGGACCCGGCGGAGCACCCGGTCGCGTCCGACCTGCTCGACCACGTGCGGGCGGCCGACGGTCGCCGGGTCGACGGGGTGTACGCCGCGGACGTCGCGGCGCTGCTCGCCGGGCAGCACGACGTGCGGGCCGGCGACCGGCGGCTCGACCCGCGGCTCGCCGCGCCGGTGCCGGGTGCGCCGACCGCGCACGGGGTGTGGACGCTCGAGCTGAGCGCCGACCGGCCGCTGCACCCGGAGCGGCTGGTGGCCGAGGTCGCCCGGCTCGGGCAGGGCCGGCACCGCAGCCGCGGGCACTTCTGGGTGCCGAGCCGGCCCGACTCGGTGTGCGTGTGGGACGGGGCCGGCGGACAGCTCAGCGTCGGGGCGCT encodes the following:
- the ykgO gene encoding type B 50S ribosomal protein L36 codes for the protein MKVRASLASLKKKEGSIVVRRHGKTFVINKKNPRWKARQG
- a CDS encoding HAD family phosphatase, whose translation is MATAPDRPTAVLDGLDAVLFDLDGVLTPTAVVHMHAWARLFAPLLDARGAAPYTDADYFAHIDGKPRYEGVRSLLASRGIELPWGDPTDSPDTETVCGLGNRKNAVFTQVLETEGVTPYPGSVRLVDALLAQGREVAVVSSSRNAVPVLAAAGLTDRFPLVVDGLVAAAQGLAGKPDPATYLYAAEQLGVPRERAVVVEDAESGVASGRAGAFGLVIGVDRGAGADVLREQGADLVVDDLAELVTTTDDTDEHESTLP
- a CDS encoding AGE family epimerase/isomerase, which encodes MTWLTTPAHARWLETETDRLLAFGKAAAAPSGGFLRLDDVGRPLPGPAELWITCRMTHVYALAHLLGRPGSAALVDHGLAALDGLFRDAEHGGWYAEVDADGTPRDDAKAAYPHAFVVLATSSAVAAGRPGAQALLRAALEVSERRFWDEEAGMAVESWDRTFTELDTYRGVNANMHTVEAYLAAHGVTGERVWLDRAVRILTRVVHGFARDNAWRIPEHFDAGWNADLEYNADSPAHPFRPYGATVGHWLEWARLTLHARASLTAAGDVAPAWMVEDATALFDASVREGWSVDGAPGFVYTVDWSGKPVVRERMHWVAAEGIAAAAALHAATGEQRFDDWYATWWDYAAEHLLDHEGGSWWHELGTDNRVSRTVWEGKADLYHAVQATLIPRLPLAPVLAPALAQGLLD
- a CDS encoding LacI family DNA-binding transcriptional regulator, giving the protein MPTPDAPRAATARAAARVPRVTIRAVAEHAGVSRQTVSNALNAPDRLSPGTLERVRRSVTALGYRPDHAARALTSRRSGLIGIRVGATAHRTPRRTPTDCCTSSSRRPGRTATGSSRSTPRTGTTPRRPPPTPSCWPPATWTP
- a CDS encoding heme-degrading domain-containing protein, whose translation is MSDDTEVRALIAEVERQERDLRFATFTNDDAWELGTLLVRLATERGLPVTVDIRRGAQQLFHAARPGTVADNDSWIQRKVRVVERFGTSSYLQGLRARAKGTTFGAVHELPLQEYAAHGGAFPVHVEGVGVVGVVTVSGLPQADDHALVTEAVRTFLDG
- a CDS encoding SLC13 family permease gives rise to the protein MPRPRRAVPWWAVALVPAVAVVLTGALPRADAVALAERVGPVLLFVAALTVVAELCGSAGLFDLATDAAARASGGRRWLLWLLLVGIAVASTVLLSLDTTAVLLTPLAITLARRTRTSPLLLVLTVVALANTASLLLPVSNLTNLLADHRFAEQGVGYLGVMWAPALASVVVTVAVLAVRGRRDLRGRFEQGERYVPPDRALVVATGTTVGVMAVGFVAGLPVWAVALGAAAALLVAFAVRRRPVPGRARDLVPWRMILVVGALFVVVETLHVRGLGDWVLDAAPAGADAGALLGVAGLSAAVANVVNNLPAYLLLEPVAGEDVRRLAAVLIGTGVGPLLTPWASLATVLWWRRCRQAMVHVPVRAFVVQGLWLAPLCVVASVLALAAVA
- a CDS encoding bifunctional 2-polyprenyl-6-hydroxyphenol methylase/3-demethylubiquinol 3-O-methyltransferase UbiG, which translates into the protein MTARDEVAAGWSRGGDDEEERGMGQQHGGAEEAGTHGHAHGHGGDPGEVRHDREFWEDRYRSAPRVWSGRPNPQLVDEVGDLAPGRALDVACGEGGDALWLAGRGWAVTAVDLAQTALDRVAAAAAEAGPEVAGRVRTERADIATWDAGDGAYDLVTTHFLHLPPAVRAVAFDRMARAVAPGGTLLVVAHHASDLRTTIGRPDLPELFFDPEDVVAALDPADWEVPVAEARPRTATDPDGREVTIRDTVVRAVRRG
- a CDS encoding CobW-like GTP-binding protein codes for the protein MSRHDLTPLLVLATVDPLLRDAVAFGVVVDRPRTVVLRHDIVDGPDGGGIRRVVADASGVVEDVLVPLEHACLSCSVREDAVPTLERLARDPRWDAVLLALPVSAESLPVTRALGWAVRRGGGLRSLRLAGVVAALDLATLEHDLLGDDLLDESAGSRSPRTTGARSARRSRPRSGTPTSCWWRGTRRSTRSRPTCSTTCGRPTVAGSTGCTPRTSRRCSPGSTTCGPATGGSTRGSPRRCRVRRPRTGCGRSS
- a CDS encoding type B 50S ribosomal protein L31 gives rise to the protein MKQGIHPEYRPVVFRDVSADFAFLTRSTITSEKTVEWSDGRTYPVVDVDVSSASHPFYTGRSRVLDTAGRVEKFRQRYGLATPKETR
- the rpmF gene encoding 50S ribosomal protein L32 — protein: MAVPKRKLSRSNTRARRSQWKATPVPLVAARTPDGDVVEVPRRLLRAVERGLVDPR
- the rpsN gene encoding 30S ribosomal protein S14 — protein: MAKKSKIAKNEQRRAVVARYAERRLELKAAAVDPHRSEAERVAARAALQALPRDASPTRVRNRDVADGRPRGYVGKFGLSRVRMRQMAHRGELPGVTKSSW
- a CDS encoding alpha/beta family hydrolase, with protein sequence MSPDVPSLEIDTPQGPARAHLHLPAGAAPGADGRVAVPGALVLGHGAGGGVDAPDLRAVTAAATALGLAVALVEQPYRVAGKRVGPRGPALDEAWTAVVTDLRARALDVPLVTGGRSAGARTACRTALATGAVGVLCLAFPTQPPGRPDAPSRLPELDAAGVTVLVVQGTTDPYGTPPTSPTRRVVPVPGDHSLKKDTHAVATAVTAWLPTVLPLP
- the rpmG gene encoding 50S ribosomal protein L33, with amino-acid sequence MARAADVRPIIKLRSTAGTGFTYVTRKNRRNDPDRLVLSKYDPVVRRHVDFKEER
- a CDS encoding substrate-binding domain-containing protein, which codes for MRLAVEHLAERGHRRIGFVGWPADGAGGDARRAAWSAATAGAEGTRGPEVTASSDDPDAAAAVVAPLLGRPGAAPTALVCASDALALGALAAVVDAGATPGRDVAITGFDDSDLASFARPGLTSLRQPIRLVAQTLVEQVLDRLGVGLGHRPAPAGLVPPELVVRDSSAGPAPRDAVAGPTSRTTAA
- a CDS encoding helix-turn-helix domain-containing protein; this encodes MAESRRPRTVPPTPAPPADAPADLEPVLEAVGPRLRDLRQRRGATLADLSRSTGISVSTLSRLESGQRRPTLELLLPLARAHQVPLDELVGAPETGDPRVHLSPVERHGVTFVPLSRRQGGLQAYKQVFPAGHNPGPVDPRTHEGYEWMYVLSGRMRLVLGDHDLMIEPGEAVEFDTRIPHWFTNPGPGAAEVLTLWGPQGERMHVRARSTTRS
- a CDS encoding FAD-dependent oxidoreductase; protein product: MVTEQHDVLVVGGGAAGLGGALTLARARRSVLVVHDGAPRNAPAAHMHAYLGLDGLPPAELLARGRAEVEGYGAEVVEDRVVDVRRDGDGFRAALAGGRVVRSRRVLVATGLVDALPDVPGLAARWGRDVLHCPFCHGWEVRDRAVAVLGSGPVAVHQAQLWRGWTGDVTLFLGGTGGTGGAGAAGGDGLTDDDWERLAALGVRVVEGPVAGLEVADDVLTGVKLATGTVLACDAVVVATGLGARLDGLEGLGLPTEPVTMGDRVIGTRVAAAPDGSTTVPGVRVAGNVTDLRAQVQVAAAAGLTAGAALVAELAVEDADAAVARYRAEQAAPFSGRAEREVAARRAGAGAIGL